From a region of the Candidatus Sysuiplasma acidicola genome:
- the hisD gene encoding histidinol dehydrogenase, giving the protein MHRHTRFKDREAGSVNAGLFVCNSARDCASAAAALRKRHASTNDIDAVVERILEMVRTEGDRALLQLTEELDGVRLETLMIDGYEIKALSSDVDGDILDAMRIAASNIGRFHSGGLPAGHMLEFDGSRVEREYVPLRRVGIYVPGGNFAYPSTVLMAAIPARIAGVGEIVLFTPPDRSGRRLRYVAAACLLSGIEKIYTVGGAQAVAAMAFGTESIRKVDKIVGPGNSYVARAKAIVASLGLTGIDSIAGPTEILVLADRTAIGDEEIVASELIAQMEHGSGACGVLCSDSEELIAAVTERMNARLARAGMPASSAMEHYSTVLAASPEYMEQFAEEYAPEHLFAVGEVAENIGNRVRNAGSVFIGRYSSVAFGDYITGTNHILPTMGTARFSSPLQVTDFMKVVERQRISSITAEKLSAYGSTLAKSEGLSAHAAAMELRGRSSGVTGKDVQ; this is encoded by the coding sequence ATGCACAGGCATACTCGTTTCAAGGATAGAGAGGCTGGTTCCGTGAACGCGGGTCTGTTCGTGTGCAACAGCGCCAGGGATTGTGCGTCGGCAGCCGCCGCTCTGAGAAAGCGGCACGCATCCACGAATGACATCGATGCTGTCGTCGAACGCATTCTTGAGATGGTGCGCACGGAAGGGGATCGCGCGCTCCTGCAGCTGACAGAGGAACTCGACGGCGTAAGGCTGGAAACGCTGATGATCGACGGCTATGAGATAAAGGCACTGTCTTCTGATGTCGACGGCGACATTCTGGATGCAATGAGGATTGCGGCGTCGAATATAGGGCGCTTCCACTCCGGTGGTCTCCCTGCGGGACACATGCTTGAGTTTGACGGATCGCGTGTGGAACGCGAATATGTACCGCTCAGGCGCGTGGGCATCTACGTTCCAGGTGGAAACTTTGCATATCCTTCGACAGTGCTAATGGCAGCCATTCCGGCCAGGATCGCCGGTGTCGGAGAAATAGTGCTCTTCACTCCGCCTGACAGGAGCGGCAGGCGCCTGCGTTATGTGGCCGCAGCCTGCCTGCTGTCTGGCATCGAAAAAATATACACCGTCGGTGGAGCCCAGGCGGTGGCAGCCATGGCGTTCGGCACCGAGAGCATACGGAAGGTGGACAAGATTGTCGGTCCCGGTAATTCCTATGTTGCACGCGCCAAAGCGATCGTTGCTTCTCTCGGCCTCACCGGCATAGATTCAATTGCAGGTCCGACAGAGATACTCGTGCTGGCAGACAGAACGGCAATCGGGGATGAAGAGATAGTTGCCTCAGAGCTGATTGCACAGATGGAACACGGCTCGGGTGCGTGCGGCGTTCTGTGCAGCGACAGCGAAGAACTCATAGCTGCAGTCACCGAACGGATGAACGCCAGACTGGCCCGCGCGGGAATGCCCGCTTCGTCAGCGATGGAGCACTACAGCACTGTTCTGGCTGCATCCCCGGAATACATGGAGCAGTTTGCGGAAGAGTACGCGCCCGAGCACCTGTTCGCGGTGGGCGAAGTGGCTGAGAATATCGGCAACAGGGTGAGAAATGCAGGATCCGTATTCATAGGCAGATACTCTTCCGTCGCGTTCGGCGATTACATCACCGGGACAAATCACATACTTCCGACGATGGGGACGGCCCGTTTCTCCTCTCCCCTCCAGGTGACCGATTTCATGAAGGTGGTAGAACGGCAGAGGATCAGCAGCATCACGGCGGAGAAACTCTCCGCATACGGCTCAACGCTAGCTAAATCGGAAGGGCTGTCCGCACATGCGGCGGCCATGGAATTGAGAGGCCGTTCCAGTGGAGTAACGGGTAAGGATGTGCAATGA
- the hisC gene encoding histidinol-phosphate transaminase, with translation MNPKVKPESMAREEIVSAEEYLYVYPRGENSVKMNDNTSPYGPCPGVRKLLEGRASDMIGGLQECAYYPDQTAEKLRNAIASLNGVTPEQVVVGCGADEILDMLTRVFINRGDRAVVPVPAYWMYNRFASLNGAEIVSPFMGKPPSLEGFDPGQGKMLLISSPNNPAGNVLGSENIASLASSFDGIVVVDEAYAEYADTTVAPLVNEFGNLVVVRTFSKIYGLPNFRIGYSISGDTTASLLRRIKNPFNVTSVSQSVALEALADQHFVRNIRERNAVEREYLRSEMERLGLTVYPSAANFLLAEFNGKRDAVCDMLQSNGIFTRKIEQPGYGDCLRITVRTRKENDIFLKELKEIMAGAL, from the coding sequence ATGAACCCGAAGGTGAAACCGGAATCGATGGCGAGGGAAGAGATTGTCTCCGCTGAAGAATATCTTTATGTTTATCCGCGCGGCGAAAATTCGGTAAAGATGAATGACAACACCAGTCCGTATGGGCCCTGCCCGGGTGTCAGGAAACTGCTCGAGGGAAGGGCATCAGATATGATAGGCGGACTTCAGGAATGCGCTTATTATCCAGATCAGACTGCAGAAAAACTGAGGAATGCGATAGCATCGCTCAACGGTGTTACGCCTGAACAGGTGGTCGTGGGCTGCGGAGCAGACGAGATACTGGATATGCTGACGAGAGTGTTCATAAACAGGGGAGACAGGGCAGTTGTCCCCGTTCCTGCATACTGGATGTACAACCGTTTTGCCTCGCTCAACGGGGCGGAAATCGTAAGCCCGTTCATGGGAAAGCCGCCGTCGCTGGAAGGTTTCGATCCAGGCCAGGGCAAGATGCTTCTCATTTCGAGTCCCAACAATCCTGCGGGTAACGTCCTGGGCAGCGAGAATATAGCCTCTCTTGCCTCTTCGTTCGACGGCATCGTTGTCGTAGACGAAGCTTACGCGGAGTATGCGGACACAACCGTTGCGCCGCTCGTCAACGAATTCGGCAACCTTGTCGTGGTGAGGACATTCTCGAAGATATACGGCCTGCCTAATTTCAGGATCGGTTATTCGATTTCCGGTGATACCACTGCATCGCTCCTGAGGAGGATCAAGAATCCGTTCAACGTGACGTCCGTGTCCCAGAGCGTTGCGCTTGAAGCACTGGCCGATCAGCACTTTGTCAGGAACATAAGGGAGAGGAATGCAGTCGAGAGAGAATATCTGAGAAGCGAAATGGAAAGGCTCGGACTTACTGTCTATCCTTCTGCGGCTAATTTCCTGCTCGCAGAGTTCAATGGAAAACGCGATGCGGTTTGCGATATGCTGCAGTCGAATGGCATATTCACCCGGAAGATAGAGCAGCCGGGATACGGCGACTGCCTTCGTATAACGGTGAGGACCAGGAAAGAGAATGACATCTTTCTGAAAGAGCTCAAAGAAATCATGGCTGGTGCTCTATGA
- a CDS encoding sulfatase encodes MNTIVIVTDSLRADFVSCYGNRWIKTDNFDRFSRTSMKVTHAYPEGLATIPVRTALFTGRYTLPFRGWQGLERQDVLLAETLWGKGIRTALIADTYHMHKPGMGFDRGFDEVQWVRGQESDLFETGDVKIPDLSRFDKEHKSDPTHGRRLEQYFRNISRYDWQDESNHFVAQVAGKTVEWIDEKSDNGDFFLWVDSFDPHEPWDPPEPYWSMYGKTKGVADVISPVYGPVDGYLTEEELKRVSSLYAGEITLVDKWIGKVFDAVEKKGLMSDTMVIWLSDHGEPLGEHGMVMKARPWPYEELIRIPMLIHHPEGAMDGRSVRGMVQTCDIMPTVLDFFNIHEKMKHGGEALPPTHGESMLPLLSGEKDKLRDYVLSGYFRKSWSVTDGNWKYITYLEEEATRYLACDITERMSSADRRSIVDHRRPELYNLTEDAAEKNNLLPNADENTRNVGDDLELTMRRMIDSLQAHDRMETPPHFDFLGRLLN; translated from the coding sequence ATGAATACCATTGTAATAGTCACTGACAGCCTCAGGGCAGATTTCGTATCCTGCTATGGAAACAGATGGATAAAGACTGATAATTTCGACAGATTCAGCCGTACATCAATGAAAGTTACACATGCGTATCCGGAAGGACTTGCGACCATCCCCGTGAGGACTGCACTGTTCACCGGTCGTTACACGCTGCCTTTCAGGGGATGGCAGGGACTCGAAAGGCAGGATGTGCTTCTGGCCGAAACGCTGTGGGGCAAGGGTATCAGAACTGCACTGATAGCCGACACATACCACATGCACAAACCCGGCATGGGATTCGACAGAGGCTTTGATGAAGTGCAGTGGGTAAGGGGCCAGGAGTCGGATTTGTTTGAGACGGGTGATGTGAAGATACCTGACTTAAGCAGATTCGACAAGGAGCATAAATCCGACCCTACGCACGGCAGAAGGCTTGAACAGTATTTCAGAAACATATCACGCTACGACTGGCAGGACGAGAGCAACCATTTCGTCGCACAGGTAGCCGGCAAGACCGTGGAATGGATTGATGAAAAATCGGACAATGGCGATTTTTTCCTCTGGGTTGACAGCTTCGATCCGCATGAACCGTGGGATCCCCCTGAGCCATACTGGAGTATGTACGGGAAGACGAAGGGCGTGGCGGACGTGATATCTCCTGTATACGGACCGGTCGACGGCTATCTCACCGAAGAGGAACTGAAACGCGTCTCCTCCCTCTATGCGGGCGAAATTACTCTGGTAGACAAATGGATAGGAAAAGTGTTCGATGCTGTCGAAAAGAAAGGACTGATGTCTGATACGATGGTCATATGGCTATCTGACCATGGTGAACCGCTCGGAGAGCACGGAATGGTTATGAAGGCGAGGCCGTGGCCGTATGAGGAACTAATCCGGATACCGATGCTCATTCACCATCCGGAGGGAGCGATGGACGGCAGAAGCGTCAGGGGAATGGTCCAGACGTGTGATATCATGCCGACTGTGCTGGATTTCTTCAACATACATGAAAAGATGAAACACGGAGGAGAGGCTCTGCCCCCTACACATGGCGAGAGCATGCTCCCGCTACTGAGCGGAGAGAAGGATAAGCTGAGAGATTACGTACTGAGTGGCTATTTCAGAAAGTCATGGTCGGTAACGGACGGCAACTGGAAGTATATCACATATCTTGAGGAGGAGGCTACGAGGTACCTTGCGTGCGACATAACAGAAAGAATGTCATCGGCGGATCGCAGGAGCATCGTCGACCACAGACGTCCGGAACTCTACAACCTCACAGAGGATGCTGCCGAGAAGAACAACCTGCTGCCGAACGCGGACGAGAACACAAGAAATGTTGGAGACGACCTTGAACTGACAATGCGGCGCATGATCGACTCGCTGCAGGCGCATGACAGGATGGAGACACCGCCACATTTCGATTTCCTGGGCAGACTGCTGAACTGA
- a CDS encoding MFS transporter has product MDYKWKALSVTSIGVAMSAVDSTIVILALFPIATSLKSNFVTIVWVIIAYILMSTALVLSLGRIADIYGRKKMYNLGFVVFTIGSGLSGAALTGTELVLFRAVQGIGAAMLIANSFAIVSEAFPPSERGRAFGLNSIVWGSGSVLGIVLGGVIIAFTTWRLIFFINVPIGIFGTLWAYRTLKESKETGSRKVETFDIQAAVLFTLGLIALLFGITWGLLHGWTDPVAITALMSSPLFFALFGIWEAKYSNDPIVDFGMFRNRVFTFSIISAILQSIAVFSANFLLLFYFEGIDGLPILTAAYLIIPMAVMTSIVGPFAGVLTDRIGSRVVASSGLAVQAIVLIILSRLSLTTPLLFVAIVEGLYGVGGGLFWPANTSAIMSATPGNKYGVASGIMNTFRSTGMVLSFALSLVAATSVIPAAYVYHLFVGDIVGRLPARLAGEYLTGQGFAFEISAILLVIATLISILRNPMPGGVSRSFTVTDED; this is encoded by the coding sequence ATGGACTACAAGTGGAAAGCTCTCTCCGTCACTTCAATAGGTGTAGCGATGTCGGCGGTTGACAGCACGATCGTCATACTCGCCCTTTTTCCCATAGCGACCAGCCTGAAGTCGAATTTCGTCACCATAGTATGGGTGATCATAGCGTACATACTGATGAGCACTGCGCTTGTCCTGAGTCTGGGAAGGATTGCCGACATATACGGCAGGAAGAAGATGTACAACCTCGGTTTCGTTGTCTTCACAATTGGTTCAGGGCTTTCCGGTGCCGCGCTTACCGGAACCGAGCTTGTACTCTTCCGCGCCGTTCAGGGCATAGGAGCTGCGATGCTCATAGCCAATTCGTTCGCGATAGTTTCGGAGGCTTTTCCCCCGTCTGAGAGGGGAAGGGCGTTCGGTCTCAACTCAATAGTCTGGGGTTCAGGCTCCGTCCTGGGCATCGTCCTGGGCGGTGTGATAATCGCTTTTACAACATGGAGACTGATATTCTTCATCAATGTGCCGATAGGCATATTCGGAACACTGTGGGCATACAGGACATTGAAGGAGTCAAAGGAAACCGGAAGCAGGAAAGTTGAGACATTCGATATTCAGGCTGCCGTTCTGTTCACACTCGGCCTGATAGCTCTCCTGTTCGGCATAACCTGGGGCCTTCTTCACGGGTGGACGGATCCTGTTGCGATAACCGCACTGATGTCTTCACCGCTGTTTTTCGCATTATTCGGCATTTGGGAAGCGAAATACAGCAATGATCCTATCGTCGATTTTGGCATGTTCAGAAACAGGGTGTTCACTTTCTCGATCATAAGCGCAATACTTCAGTCGATAGCGGTTTTCAGCGCCAACTTCCTGCTGCTGTTCTATTTCGAGGGAATAGACGGACTTCCGATTCTCACTGCGGCATACCTCATCATACCGATGGCCGTCATGACATCGATTGTGGGTCCCTTCGCAGGTGTGCTCACCGACAGGATAGGATCGAGGGTCGTGGCATCATCCGGTCTCGCAGTGCAGGCAATTGTTCTGATCATACTGAGCAGGCTGAGCCTTACGACGCCTCTTCTCTTCGTTGCAATCGTGGAGGGACTGTACGGCGTCGGAGGAGGACTCTTCTGGCCGGCAAACACAAGCGCAATAATGTCTGCGACGCCGGGCAACAAGTACGGCGTTGCATCCGGCATAATGAACACGTTCAGAAGCACTGGCATGGTGCTGAGTTTTGCTCTCTCACTGGTGGCGGCAACTAGCGTCATTCCGGCAGCATATGTCTACCACCTGTTTGTCGGCGATATAGTCGGGAGGCTGCCAGCCAGACTGGCAGGTGAGTATCTCACTGGCCAGGGCTTTGCGTTTGAAATTTCAGCGATCCTGCTTGTAATTGCAACGTTGATATCCATACTGCGGAACCCAATGCCGGGCGGCGTATCGAGAAGTTTCACTGTAACCGACGAGGATTGA
- the hisH gene encoding imidazole glycerol phosphate synthase subunit HisH codes for MKISIASYGVGNMHSITKAVERTGAEAAIARTPAELFGSDGIILPGVGSFSAGSRWFEGSRAETVELIKDKPVLGICLGCQLLLEHSDEGGGAGLGIIPGSVKKLQARKVPNMGWEPVSHTVDSILFKDIPDGEPFYFVHSYVPVPSDVCDTVGTTTMKDGADTVTFTSAIARGKSFGVQFHPEKSSVQGLKLLSNFVEHVRSVR; via the coding sequence ATGAAGATTTCCATTGCCAGTTACGGCGTGGGCAACATGCACAGCATCACAAAGGCTGTGGAGCGGACTGGCGCTGAAGCGGCCATAGCCAGAACGCCTGCCGAACTCTTCGGATCGGACGGCATCATACTCCCCGGCGTCGGCTCATTTTCTGCCGGTTCAAGATGGTTCGAAGGGAGCAGAGCAGAGACGGTGGAACTCATAAAAGACAAACCAGTTCTAGGCATATGCCTGGGATGTCAGCTGCTGCTGGAACACAGCGATGAGGGAGGTGGCGCAGGACTCGGTATCATTCCGGGAAGTGTTAAGAAACTTCAGGCACGCAAGGTGCCTAACATGGGTTGGGAACCGGTGTCGCACACCGTTGACAGCATACTTTTTAAGGACATTCCGGACGGCGAACCGTTCTATTTCGTGCATTCGTACGTACCGGTCCCTTCTGACGTATGCGATACAGTTGGAACGACCACGATGAAGGACGGGGCGGACACAGTCACGTTCACCAGTGCGATAGCGCGGGGGAAGAGTTTCGGTGTGCAGTTTCACCCTGAAAAGAGTTCTGTGCAGGGACTGAAGCTGCTGTCAAATTTCGTCGAGCATGTGAGGAGCGTGCGGTGA
- the lysS gene encoding lysine--tRNA ligase gives MSEDGEQRTEEEINRLIEIRREKLRKLTENGVEAFAYSFKRTHTADEIKEKFADAGHEPSAETVSVAGRIMSVRDHGKSCFMNLRDRSGTVQIYGRQDKLGVEAYSSFKDTDAGDIIGVEGHAFKTRRGEITIDVSSFTQLAKSLRPLPEKFHGLRDVESRYRMRYVDLAVNEDVQKIFIMRSRIVSAMRGWLDERDFIEVETPVLTPVPGGALARPFSTHYNFLEQDFYLRIATELYLKRLIVGGMEKVYEIGKDFRNEDMDTTHNPEFTMLELYEAFSDYRDMMELTENMVSYALHEATGSYELNYRDQHLDFRAPWKRMSMVDAIRNVGEIDVDFGDREELMKVAKKLKLENIKDEMSAGELIAELFDQRVQEHIVQPTIVFDHPAEISPLAKRKRGDTRFAERFEPFVCGFEFGNAFSELNDPIQQKENFESQKKARERGNEEAHPYDADYITAMEYGLPPTGGLGLGIDRICMVFANVESIKEVILFPQMKRKTD, from the coding sequence ATGTCAGAAGACGGAGAACAGCGCACTGAAGAGGAAATAAACAGACTCATCGAGATCCGTCGCGAGAAACTCAGGAAGCTGACAGAGAATGGAGTGGAAGCGTTCGCGTACTCGTTCAAGAGGACGCACACGGCCGATGAAATAAAGGAAAAATTTGCAGATGCAGGACACGAACCGTCGGCCGAAACAGTCAGTGTGGCCGGTCGCATAATGTCTGTCCGGGATCACGGCAAGTCGTGCTTCATGAATCTGAGGGACAGGTCCGGCACGGTTCAGATATACGGACGACAGGACAAACTCGGAGTTGAAGCGTATTCGTCATTCAAGGACACCGATGCGGGCGACATAATCGGCGTCGAGGGCCATGCATTCAAGACCAGACGCGGCGAAATCACTATAGACGTTTCATCATTCACGCAGCTGGCAAAATCACTCAGGCCCCTTCCGGAGAAGTTCCACGGACTGAGAGATGTCGAATCGCGGTACAGGATGCGCTACGTGGATTTGGCAGTGAACGAGGATGTGCAGAAGATATTCATCATGCGAAGCAGGATTGTCAGCGCGATGCGCGGCTGGCTGGACGAAAGGGATTTTATTGAAGTCGAGACACCGGTGCTTACACCGGTGCCCGGGGGTGCACTTGCCAGACCGTTTTCAACACACTACAACTTTCTGGAGCAGGATTTCTATCTGAGGATAGCGACCGAGCTATACCTGAAGAGGCTCATAGTCGGCGGAATGGAAAAGGTGTACGAGATTGGAAAGGACTTCAGGAATGAGGATATGGACACGACGCACAACCCTGAGTTCACAATGCTGGAGCTGTACGAAGCATTTTCAGATTACAGAGACATGATGGAATTGACAGAGAACATGGTGAGCTACGCTCTGCATGAGGCTACCGGCTCATATGAGCTGAACTACCGTGATCAGCATCTGGATTTCAGAGCGCCGTGGAAAAGGATGTCAATGGTCGACGCCATAAGAAACGTGGGCGAGATTGACGTCGACTTCGGTGACAGGGAAGAACTGATGAAGGTCGCAAAGAAACTGAAGCTCGAGAACATCAAGGATGAGATGAGCGCGGGAGAGCTCATAGCGGAGCTGTTTGACCAGCGCGTTCAGGAACATATAGTGCAGCCTACCATTGTTTTCGACCATCCTGCCGAAATCAGCCCGCTGGCCAAGAGGAAGAGGGGCGATACGAGATTCGCAGAACGTTTCGAGCCCTTTGTCTGCGGCTTCGAGTTTGGAAACGCGTTTTCCGAACTCAACGATCCCATTCAGCAGAAGGAAAATTTCGAAAGCCAGAAGAAGGCACGGGAGAGAGGAAACGAGGAAGCGCATCCGTACGATGCCGATTATATCACGGCAATGGAGTACGGGCTTCCGCCGACCGGCGGCCTTGGCCTGGGCATAGACAGGATATGCATGGTGTTCGCCAATGTGGAATCAATAAAGGAGGTAATCCTCTTTCCGCAGATGAAGCGTAAAACAGACTGA
- a CDS encoding SHOCT domain-containing protein: protein MPLFGSNSGSDEPEAKFTELPQKIMEKFQPMLLPGEKIEMALRGIAGSHVEGSMAVGSMGGMRGMQTTRGEQVGHPWLVITSQRLFLLSTGLISFESRQFTWDKINSIEFQQGVVEDRIVITGMGVNEIWTFWKKLRQTTQQLVQAVNQKIAGAAEQARHVIIDGGGAQKQDPLAELKMRLVKGEITPDEYQKLKTVLES, encoded by the coding sequence ATGCCATTATTCGGAAGCAACAGCGGATCGGATGAGCCGGAAGCCAAGTTCACAGAACTGCCGCAGAAGATCATGGAAAAGTTTCAGCCCATGCTCCTTCCCGGCGAGAAAATAGAGATGGCTCTGAGGGGCATCGCCGGATCGCATGTTGAAGGAAGTATGGCGGTTGGCAGTATGGGCGGTATGCGCGGCATGCAGACTACAAGAGGGGAACAGGTTGGCCATCCTTGGCTGGTCATAACGAGTCAGAGACTCTTCCTTCTGTCGACTGGACTCATATCCTTCGAGAGCAGACAGTTCACATGGGACAAGATCAATTCCATCGAGTTTCAGCAGGGCGTTGTTGAAGACAGGATTGTAATAACAGGCATGGGTGTCAATGAGATATGGACTTTCTGGAAGAAGCTGCGACAGACCACGCAGCAGCTTGTTCAGGCGGTCAATCAGAAGATAGCTGGGGCCGCAGAACAGGCGAGGCACGTAATCATAGACGGAGGAGGAGCGCAGAAACAGGATCCGCTCGCCGAACTGAAGATGAGACTCGTGAAAGGAGAGATTACGCCGGACGAATACCAGAAGCTGAAGACCGTGCTCGAGAGCTGA
- a CDS encoding ATP phosphoribosyltransferase gives MHATAGLESGVPYLSAEYRLRIAIPGRGRLREGAEKLLSVVGIDLPPPGDRTLVSEDERSRYQLQSVRAKDIIGLVKSGSADIGITGRDLVMEYGDGAVSELMELDFGKCSLCIAVPENSSATDATELSDGIRVATMFPNITGRFFEKIGRKVQLVTVSGTTEAAPMIGIADAISDIVETGATLRSNGLRSLCVVAESTAVVIAGAGALEKRREEIDEFLCLLRSVQDARSKRYLMVNVPSHSEVAVRRLLKGMEGPTFMRISGRDDFFALHSVVESSEINTLIPGLKALGCTGILVSRIERLVP, from the coding sequence TTGCACGCAACCGCGGGTCTGGAATCGGGGGTGCCTTATCTGTCTGCTGAGTACAGACTGCGTATTGCGATTCCGGGAAGAGGCCGACTGAGAGAGGGCGCAGAAAAACTGCTCTCCGTAGTGGGCATAGATCTTCCGCCTCCCGGCGACAGGACACTCGTCTCCGAAGATGAACGTTCCCGTTACCAGCTGCAATCGGTCAGAGCCAAAGATATCATCGGACTGGTGAAGTCCGGCTCCGCAGACATTGGAATAACGGGACGGGACCTTGTCATGGAATATGGTGACGGCGCGGTCAGCGAGCTGATGGAGCTCGATTTTGGAAAGTGCTCTCTCTGCATCGCTGTCCCCGAGAACTCTTCCGCAACTGACGCTACAGAGCTCTCCGACGGTATCAGAGTCGCGACAATGTTTCCCAATATCACAGGAAGATTTTTTGAGAAAATTGGCAGGAAGGTGCAGCTTGTAACAGTCTCGGGCACGACAGAAGCTGCTCCGATGATAGGCATTGCCGATGCCATATCTGATATTGTCGAAACGGGTGCAACGCTCCGTAGCAACGGTCTCAGATCTCTCTGTGTGGTGGCTGAATCAACAGCCGTCGTGATAGCAGGCGCCGGGGCGCTTGAGAAGAGAAGGGAGGAAATCGACGAATTCCTCTGCCTCCTCAGGAGTGTCCAGGATGCCAGATCGAAGAGATATCTGATGGTCAACGTCCCATCGCACTCGGAGGTTGCCGTCAGGCGGCTTCTCAAGGGCATGGAGGGACCGACATTCATGCGCATTTCCGGAAGAGATGATTTCTTTGCGCTTCATTCAGTCGTGGAATCCAGTGAAATAAACACGCTGATACCCGGACTCAAGGCACTTGGATGCACAGGCATACTCGTTTCAAGGATAGAGAGGCTGGTTCCGTGA
- a CDS encoding 1-(5-phosphoribosyl)-5-[(5-phosphoribosylamino)methylideneamino] imidazole-4-carboxamide isomerase, with amino-acid sequence MQVIPSIDLRRGNAVKLVGGRKGSAVFESPSPVSLLERWESQGARRIHVVDLDSAFGQPSCANRDALAAILSGATAKIQVGGGVRSERDIARYLDMGADAVMVSTIIFSDREKFERMSASFPGRIIASIDYEGERVKVSGWTEERDTRPEEAAAACDALPLHSIVITDVSREGRLAGVDVTMVKAVRNTVRHPLNVAGGISSLGDIELLGACGVDGAILGRMLYDGRASLPELIEKFEKFENMENRR; translated from the coding sequence ATGCAGGTCATTCCTTCAATAGATCTGCGCAGGGGAAATGCCGTGAAACTCGTCGGCGGCAGGAAGGGTTCCGCCGTGTTTGAAAGTCCCTCTCCCGTGAGTTTGCTCGAGCGGTGGGAATCACAGGGTGCGCGCCGCATACATGTCGTGGATCTCGACAGCGCATTTGGACAGCCCTCCTGCGCTAACAGGGATGCGCTCGCTGCTATACTCTCAGGCGCTACGGCGAAAATTCAGGTCGGAGGAGGAGTGAGGAGTGAGCGGGACATCGCACGCTACCTGGACATGGGTGCGGATGCGGTGATGGTTTCCACAATCATATTCTCGGACAGGGAGAAATTCGAACGGATGAGTGCCTCCTTCCCCGGCAGGATTATTGCATCCATTGATTACGAAGGCGAACGGGTGAAGGTTTCGGGATGGACTGAGGAGCGTGACACGCGTCCTGAGGAGGCAGCGGCAGCATGCGATGCCCTGCCGCTGCACTCCATTGTGATAACCGATGTGTCCAGGGAGGGAAGACTAGCAGGGGTCGACGTCACTATGGTGAAGGCGGTACGAAACACCGTGCGCCACCCGCTGAATGTTGCCGGCGGTATTTCGAGTCTCGGTGACATCGAGCTGCTCGGCGCATGCGGCGTCGACGGAGCCATACTGGGAAGGATGCTGTATGACGGCCGGGCATCGCTCCCGGAGCTGATTGAGAAATTTGAGAAATTTGAGAACATGGAGAACAGAAGGTAA
- a CDS encoding VOC family protein has product MTYREKMKTKFVYTGIRVSNLEKSIDFYTKILGMHVKSRQKIKEASGEVVSMACSPEGPELELNYYDRGSMFDAPYTVGEGLDHLAFSVDDLDAAVEECAKAGHPVVQEIRTERSRWVYVRDPDGNYIELFVSSS; this is encoded by the coding sequence ATGACGTATCGCGAGAAAATGAAAACCAAGTTTGTTTACACCGGCATCAGGGTCAGCAATCTGGAAAAGTCAATCGATTTCTACACCAAAATTCTGGGAATGCACGTGAAGAGCAGGCAGAAAATCAAGGAGGCGAGTGGCGAGGTTGTTTCGATGGCCTGCAGCCCCGAGGGACCGGAGCTGGAACTGAATTACTATGACAGGGGGAGCATGTTCGATGCACCGTATACTGTGGGTGAGGGTCTGGATCATCTCGCATTTTCGGTGGATGATCTGGACGCCGCTGTCGAGGAGTGCGCGAAGGCAGGGCATCCCGTCGTGCAGGAAATCAGAACTGAGAGAAGCAGATGGGTTTATGTCAGGGATCCGGACGGAAACTACATCGAATTGTTCGTCTCTTCGTCATGA